The region ATCGTGAGCCCCGCCGGGTGCACCTCGTCGTAGTGGCCGGTGAGCAGGAAGCGCTTGAGCCCGATCAGGGCGCTGATCGGGAGAAACCCCTCGACCGCCGGCGGCCGGCCGGCGGTGACCGCTCCCCCTGAAACGATCTGGGTGTAGAAGGAGTGGAACTCGAACCCCACCAGGAGGAAGAAAAGAAGGTAGGCGCCCTGGACGGCCCACCGGACCGTCGGAAGCAGCCGGTAGGGGTTCTCCCGGATCGCGCTGCGCGGTTTCGCCGCCTGTTCGAGGGCCGGTTCGGACATGGCCTCCATACTCTACCGCCGCGACGCGCCGTTCCTTGACCTGGCTCAACCCCCCCGAATACACTGGAGGCGCAGGATGCCGATCTGCCGGGGGAAGGAAGGGATGACGCTCATCGGGGAAGTCTTCGTAGCCGACGTTCTCGGGAAGGCGGTCCTCGACCCGGTGGGGGAGGAGATCGGGAAGCTCCGGGACATCGCGGTGGTCGGGGGAGGGATCTACCCCCGCGCGGCGGGGCTTCTCCTGGAGAAGCGGAAGAAGCTTCTCTACCTCCCGTGGGAGGACCTGAGCATCTTCAACCGGCGGATCATCTCCTCCGCAAAGAGGGAGTCGGAGCTTTCCGAGTTTTCCCCCGGGGGCGACCAGCTCCTGATCGGGAAAGACCTCCTCGACAAGCAGATCGTCGACATCGACGGCGCCAAGGTGGTGCGGGTGAACGACGTCAAGCTCTCCGAGGAGAACGGCTCCGCCTGCGTCACCGACGTGGACGTGGGGGTCCGCGGGATCCTCCGCCGCCTCGGGATCGAGCGGAAGGGGGAGTCGTTCTTCCGCGCCATCCGTCACCCGCTGGGGCACCAGCTCATCTCCTGGGGGCTGATCCAGCCGCTCCACGAGAAGCTGGACCGGCTCACCCTGTCGGTCACCCGGCAGGCCCTCTCCAGCCTCCACCCGGCGGACCTCGCCCACATCATCAGCGGGCTTTCGCCCGACGAGCGGAAGGGTTTCTTCGAGAAGCTCGACCTCGAGACCGCGGCCGAGGCGCTCCACGAGCTGGAGCCTGAGGTGCAGGCGGATCTGATCACGGACATGGACCGCGAGCAGGCGGCGGACGTCATCGAGCGGATGCCCCCCGACGAGGCGGCGGACGTGATCGCCGACCTTTCCCGGGAAAAGGCCCAGGAGCTTCTCGGGCTGATCGAGCGGGAGGAGGCCGAGGATATCCACGAGCTACTCGGCCACGAGGAGGACACCGCGGGAGGGCTGATGACGAACGAGTACCTCGCCTATCCTCCGCACCTCACGATCGGGGAAACCGTGGAGAAGTTCCGGGAGGAGGCCACCGACATCGAGGCCATCTACTACATCTACGTGGTGGAGGAGGAAAAGCTCCTCGGCGTGGTCGGCCTTCGGGAGCTGATCCTCGTGGAGGAGGACCGCACGCTCGGCGAGGTGATGCACACCAAGCTCATCACCATCCCTGCGGACGCGAACCAGCAGGCGGTCGCCGAGACGATCTCAAAATACAACCTGCTCGCCCTGCCCGTGGTCGACGAGGAGGGCCACCTGCTCGGCGTGGTCACCGTCGACGACGTCGTGAATCTCCTGCTCCCTCCGGCGTCGCGCCGCCGCAGGCGCAGGATCTGATCCTCCGTCAGGACCCTCCCCCGCCTCCCAGTCCCAGCAGGGCGGGAAGCCCCGGGAAGAGGGTAAGGATCACCAGGAAGATCGTGAGCGCGATCATCACGACCGTCGTCGTCCAGGCGATCCCGTTGAAGGTCCGGGAGTTCACGTACTCTCCCATCAGCTCCCGGTCGTTGATCAGCCGCAGCATGAAGACCAGGACGAAGGGGAGCAGGATCCCGTTGGCGACCTGCGAGAAGAGCATGATCAGGATCAGCGGCGCCGCCGGGTAGAGGACCAGCAGCGCCCCGACGACGATGATCCCGGTGTAGAGCCAGAAGAAGTGGGGCGCCGTCCGGAAGTCCCGGTCGACCCCCGACTCCCACCCCATTCCCTCGCAGACGGAATAGGCGGTGGCCAGCGGCAATATGGAGGCCGAGAAGAGCGACGCGTTCGCGAGCCCGATGGCGAAGAGCACCGAGGCGTACCTGCCCGCGAGCGGCTCCAGCGCGATCGCTGCGTCCTTCGCGTCGGTGATTTGGACCCCGGAGGCGAAGAGCGTCGCCCCGCAGGCCACGATGATCGAGAACGCCACGATGGCGGTCACGAAGCAGCCGATGATGACGTCCAGCCGGCACAGGTGGTACTGTTCCACCTCGATCCGCTTCTCCACCACGGCCGACTGGAGGTAGAACTGCATCCAGGGGGCGATCGTCGTCCCGACCATCCCGATCAGCAGGATCACGTAGGCGCCATTCATCGAAAGGCGGGGCGTCATCATTTCGCGCGCGACGGTGCCCCACTGGGGATGGGCGAACCAGGCGGAGACCGCGTAGGTGAAGTAGAGGGTGCTTGCGATGAGGAAGATCTTCTCCACGATCCGGTAGGTTCCCTTCACCACGAGGAACCAGACGGCAACCGCGGCGATCGGCACGGAGAGGTACCGGCTCACCCCGAAGATCTCCAGCGCGGCGGCCCAGCCGGCGAACTCCGCGACGGTGTTGCCGAGGTTCGCCAGGAGCAGTGCGGCCAGAAG is a window of Deltaproteobacteria bacterium GWC2_65_14 DNA encoding:
- a CDS encoding Mn transporter, encoding MRWRRPDKKKFLVFLAVLGPGIITASVDNDAGGIATYSIAGAHFGYSLLWTLIPITAALIVVQEMVARMGVVTGKTLADLIREKFGVRPTFFLLAALLLANLGNTVAEFAGWAAALEIFGVSRYLSVPIAAVAVWFLVVKGTYRIVEKIFLIASTLYFTYAVSAWFAHPQWGTVAREMMTPRLSMNGAYVILLIGMVGTTIAPWMQFYLQSAVVEKRIEVEQYHLCRLDVIIGCFVTAIVAFSIIVACGATLFASGVQITDAKDAAIALEPLAGRYASVLFAIGLANASLFSASILPLATAYSVCEGMGWESGVDRDFRTAPHFFWLYTGIIVVGALLVLYPAAPLILIMLFSQVANGILLPFVLVFMLRLINDRELMGEYVNSRTFNGIAWTTTVVMIALTIFLVILTLFPGLPALLGLGGGGGS